The Phragmites australis chromosome 13, lpPhrAust1.1, whole genome shotgun sequence DNA window CTTCAACTCTAATACCAGAAATCTTTCATTCGCCAACATTTAAAACCATCCGGAACTCATCCCTCGACCTGTTTCAGAGTGGTTTTGCACATGTGACGCTGCTGACTTGCATCCTACGTAGCCTGACCATGCTGACTTAGCCTCTCCTATATTGGGGTCCACCTGTcagcctcttcttctccacTCCACCTTCCGCCTCCTCGCGCTCGTGGCCGACGTGATGCCATGGCCCCGCTCATCCCGTGACTCATGTCGACCACGTTGTAGCAGGTGTGTGACCCAGCCTTCTTTGTGCGCACCACACTCGTCGATGCACTCCGACGGTGTAGATGGCGCTCCGACGGATCTCAGTCCAAAACGGTGAGCATCGCCTCAATGCGGGAAGTCAATTTCTAAGGCTTGTCGGCGGCAGAGTGGCTCGAGTGGAGTTGCCCACGACGATCGTtggggagggagaaggggcAACAAGGCCAAATTGGAgcagggagaaggaggaggtcgaggtggagcTCGCTGCGAAGTAGCTCACCGAGATTTGATCGGGCCGAGGAGAACGGCGACGCGGCTCACCGGCAAGACGAAGCCGAGGAGATCGGTCCGACACACCCACAAGGTGTTCGCAAAAGCTTTGCCGCCTAGGAGATCGATCAAAAGGAGACGCGAAGCCGAAGCCCTACTGCGTTTCATCGCTGTGCGATTCCGCCGCCGGTCATGTTCACTAAGCCTCGCCGATGGGAAGCTCTGCTGATCGAAGCCTCACCTCCGATTTGTCCCTGCCGCGCCAAGTCCTGCGGCCGCCGCACGCCGAGCCCATTTGCCGCCCACACCCCCAGAGCTGCTGGCCACCGCCCATGGAAGATCAACTAGGCGCAGACGCCTCCCGTCATCCCTACTGTGGGCCGCCGCCCACCATGGAAGAGCGAAGATTGGCTGGAGGCTCCGCCGCGTTGAAGCTCTGTTGCATGGAAGATTCACCACGCCACCGCCCCATGGCCGCACCACCTCTCTTGCAGGTTGCTGCCCTCGAGCCCGCGCCATCCTTGCTGTCACGCGAGTCCACACGCCCCTGCTGCTGCTTGTTGTGGAGGAGGCATGGAGAACCCAGCCGGAGGCACTGATGTGTTAGCCACCTGAGCCTCTTTATCCGACATGGCGCACCCAATCAACGTGTCTGTCCACGTTAGATCCTATTCAGATACACCACGTGTGCAAAACCACCATAAAACGGCCCGAGGGATGGATAGCGAACAGTTTTAGAAGTTGGAGGACTTAAGATTTCTGGTTTTTGAGATGAGGGATGATTTTCAAACCAACTCGATAGTTGAGGGATCAAAAATGGACTTtttccaaataaaaaagaactctGGTGTCTGCTGGCAAAGTACATTGTGCGGATACATTTATCCAAAATCAACTTATGAAGACAATTGCCACAGACCATCTATTACAGCAGGATATCCTGCTTAATCAAATAAAAGAAAGCAACCAAATCATCAACAAAAGCTAAGTTTCTATCGCCAATGAAAAGACTGGTTGGTGAAGAGTTACCTCAATAAAAGCTTTTGGATTTGGGCAATTCTGCTGTTTTGACAACTTTAGAGTACTTTCTGCAGCTGTGCGACCATCTCGGTGAGCAACAGCCTTGAAAAACTCAAGTAAATTCACACGGTCATTACTCGAAAGTTCAGCAGTCATTCCTACGTCAAGGAAGACTACATGTGGCCTTGACTTTAGAAGGGTGTTATTTGAGTTATTTGGCTGTCCAACACGGACCAAAATATTTCCAGGGTGCATATCTGCATGAACAAAATTATCAACCTGGAAAAGGACCACAAAAAGTGATGAAGAATGTTAGCCATAAATACAGCTATAAAAGTTAAGTGTCAATGAAGAACTGTACTACAACAGATTGTGCTAAGGACAGAAAGTCTTATTGGAAGGCTCACAATCTGGACTCCAGGACAAGTAGCCTCTTATAGCAGTTATTTTCCATGAATAAAGCAGCAAAAAGTGCTATTTTGATGCATATATTAAATATCGAAGTCCCCCTTGATCTTTTCAAAATATATCATTCAGGATTtgcataaatttaatttaacTCTTTCAGTTGTTCAAACTAGGTAATCATATATATATCGAATTATAAGGAAAAAATAGAATGAGACGAGGATACTAAGAGATCAATGAAGTAAATTACCAGTAACATTTTCAAAAGTGCATGAGTGCCAATATGGGCGAGAATGCTTTTAATTCGATCATGCCCATCAAGGTCATCGACATAGTGTGAAACACTCTCTCCATGCTCGTAAGTCTCGACCAAAACAGCAGGATGAACAAGTGGATAAAGAGGTCTTGGGAAAGATACATCCTTCCACCTTCGGAAGTTGTAGATAAACCGACTCAAATGAGCAGCTTCCCTTGCAAGGTCAACTTGAGACATCATGAAGACAGCAAACTGTTGCACACTCTCATCCAACCGCAACCAATTTAAAGCAGGGATATATCTAGAAATTTTGGCTACTGCATTAATGATAATGAAATCCCTCCGTATTGAATCTCCTACACCAGGATGTCTTACTTTTACTGCAACTGTTATGCGCTTTGTCTGCTGACTGGGATACCAGAATCTCAAAACAGCTCGGTGCACTTGAGCAACACTTCCAGATGCTACAGGGTCCTCttcaaaattctcaaaaatgtCTGATAGCTTTCGACCAAAAGCTTTCTCAACAGTTTTCTTGGTATACTTAAAGCTGTGAGCTGGTGCTTTTGTGTGCAGCTTCGACAATTCGGTACAAAGGTCACTTGCAAAGAGATCAGGACGTGTTGCAGCCCATTGGCCCCATTTAATAAACGCAGGACCTGCCAGCTCCAAAGTACGATGGACAAGTCGAAGCCATGTTTTCCTATACTTACTGCCAAGAGTATCAACAAATGGTGCCATCAGTATACTCGGAGTGAACAACAGTGCCAAATATATTGATCTGAAGATTATGATAACCATCTCCATTGCCGAAAATATTAACGAGGTAACATAAATACGGCCATCCTGAGCCCGCTCACGTATTGGGTAGTACTCACCATCTGCAGATGTCCTCTGAACTAGCATTAACTCTCCGGCTACGAAAGCAAAGAGGTAAGGAGCTAAATTAGATCTAGTCACAGCCAAGCTAATGACGCAAGCAACCCTACTCAAAAATGGAGATGCTTTCGGTACACGAGAACCCAGTGCCACGAGTTGCCTCCAAGTAAGTTGGCTCTGAAATGCATTATGACTACAGGATGAAAGAACTGAGAACTTTCCCACACCAGTGCCCCAGTGTAAGCTATCATTTGCTCTTCCAAGCATGTATGAAGTGCTGGGTCCATTATGAACCCTCCCATGCAGAAAGGCCCTGCCAGCCAAACCAAATGCGAAGCTCGAACCAATGTTTTGAGCTCCAGAATTGTTGGGTTTTGAGGTAACCAACAGGGCTTGAGCAAGTTTTCTGCTCTTCCCTATGTAGGCAAACCTGGGAGTCACAGGAGAGCAATTCACAATTCCGCATTGGACAAGTCGTATAAACCCGACACACTAATAAGCACAGCACGTAAACTCCAAATGAGATTAAGAGCTGCAGAGCTGACCTTGACATCATGATGCTCTCCCACGGTTAGAGCTTCACGGCGGAGTTACGGCGGACAGACCTCGTAGGGCATGTGGGGTCAAAATTTCTTGCCAAATAAATTGCACCTGCACCTTGGGGTCCTAAGTCATATGGCGTCAACTGAGATTGATCATGCGCGCCCAGAAGAAGAACAGCCTAATGAAACCGAAAGACAACCACggatgaatggattatataaTGCTCCAGTATGCAGCAGCGAAATCCGCTACGAACTGATCGGGATGTAGAAATATTTTGGATTTGATTGATCACAGCAGTTAGGAGATAGCGCAGAACAAAACTCGCCACTGGAAAAATCTATCCAAGCAAGTTAGGGTTCCTTACCAACAAAAGAGATCAATCCCAAGTCCGGATGGATCTCCGCTCCACCCCCAATCCAATAACCGACGGGATTTGGGAGGAGGCGTACGACATAGACGACTACAAAGGAATAGTTACTTCGGTGTCGCCGTGTCGGGGCGGCTGGCTGGCGTCCTCCGGTGTGGACGGAGGCTGGAGGAGGCGCGTTCGGCGGCGCGAGGAACGGGCGCTGGCGAAGTGGACGACGACAATGTGATGCTGTGAGCGATGCCTCGAGGTCTTGCCCTGGCCGGGCCGGACAGGGCCCATCTATGGGCTTAGCAAGGAAGATACTAACGATGTCTAAGAGCAACTCCAATAGCACATCCATATTTCACCATCCATATCCTCATATAGATTGCTATCTATAAAGATTATTCCTCCATAATACTCCACCACTCCAACAGTACATCTATATTTCATcctctatattctctctcataTTTGttaatagtattctataactaacaatatattcataacgactatatttttgtaacggctatatttctaacGGTTATTTCTCCGACGgctatttttttaatagctATTTTTCTAACGGTTATTtttccaacggctattttttcaGATCTATATATGCAAGTCCATTTGCCATTCTTGAGCTGTGTCTCATCTCCCAGCTCTCTCTGTGTCCTCTCCCACATATCTTTGTCTCCTCTCCAACATCGCAATGAGGCGTCATATCGTCAAGCAAATTCTTATGGATTCGTCGTCGACCTCATCCGATGACGACGAACTCATTGTTGCTACAGCATTCCAAGTGCACGATGAAGATCAGTGTTTGAATGTTCGACGCCATAGCGGTTCCGTGCCAGGACATTGAGTAATTCATCGCGGTAGAGAAACCGGACATGCGAGACTATACCAAGACTACTTTTCAGAGGATCCCACCTACGGCTCGGCTATCTTTCGGCGCAGGTTTGTAATTAGTGAATATGTTTTTGTTCACTCTTATTTTTTATCCTATTGTctcattttattattatttctgCGCAGATTTAGAATGGCTCGTTCTCTATTTCTTCGTATAGTACAATCTGTAGTGGAGCATGATAGCTATTTCATGCAGAAAAGAAATAGTGCTGGGATTCTTGGGTTatctcctttgcagaagattacCGCTGCATTTCGCATGCTAGCTTATGGAGTACCAGCGGATGCTACAGATGAATTTATTCGGATTAGAGAAAGTACTGCTATAGAGAGTCTTAAAAGGTTTGTACAAGCTGTTGTGGAAGTATTTGGTGATGAGTATCTGAGATCTCCAAATAATATTGATACTGCTAGGTTACTAGAAATGGGAGAATCAAGAGGTTTTCGCGGTATGCTATGGAgcatagattgcatgcattgaAAGTGGAAAAATTGCCCTGCAGCATGGCAAGAAATGTATACCGGCCATGTGCATGAGCCCACAATTATTCTGGAAGCCGTTGCTTCACAagatctttggatttggcacgctttctttggtttaccggggtctcacaatgatattaatgttcttcACCGTTCCCCTCTATTTGCAAAGCTAGTCGAAGGACAAGCTACAGAAGTGAATTACACCATCAATAATCACAACTATAGAATGGGCTATTACTTGGCAGATGGCATATATCCACCATGGGCAACTTTCGTGAAGACAATAACATCTTCGCAAGGGAATAAGAAAAAACTTTTCTCGCAAGCTCAAGAAGGTGCTAGGAAGGATGTCGAACGAGCATTTGGAGTTCTACAGGCTCGTTTTGCTATTGTTCGTGGACCAGCAAGGTTTTGGGATCAAGAGACACTCGGACAAATCATGACAGCTTGTGTCATCATGCATAACATGATAATTGAAGATGAGCGGGAAGACTTTGATTACAATCATGAGCCAGAAGACTTCCATTACGATCATGAGGGAGAAAGGGTGACAGTTTCTGATGAGCACTCCCCTGAGCTGTCTCAGTTTATAGAGTTTATTAAGAGCAATCATAATATCATGGATCGACAAGCTCATTCTCAGCTTCAAGATGATCTAGTCGAGCACCTATGGCACCTATGTCGgggctttcttgccttgttcaccttgttttCGGTCTctctttatgtgttctccatccttttcttttataggcgcgccgacctcgacttatccagaatgggaaagagggggcgcgaatgccaaggcgccacggagaaaggcgtcatcattccgtcttggcgaagtgacaggggcggtggaaaaattgcggcgtgcatccgaccacccgccactgtggatgtcctccggcgccattaagagggtccaccgggcagccacagaggtgcccggtgcgtccaccctgtcttgttcttctgccagggcagggtggcaggcggagcgcttcgattttggcaatgttatcccgaggcacccggatgaaacgggacgggacccgtgcatttaatggacccatgctcccctgccagagcatggcagggtctgacactagggcgtgagcagctgagaatgtcaggatgtcaggatgtcaggccgcgcgtgcctattaaatgcggcattgggcctttgactggctgacaccccgacgaggggacccttcgggtcgtcggacgatcttgcgcgaaccttcggggaaccgagtcctcggggactgccacgtgcagccccgagcactctctcccgagcactccggtgagaccttcggggaaccgagtcctcgggggctgccacgtgcagccccaagcactctctcccgagcacttgggggagaccttcggggaaccgagtcctcgggggttgccacgtgcagccccgagcactctctcccgagcacttggctgtttggatcatcgggggactacagtacttgGGGGTAagcgagaacccttccgagcacttccttcccagtacttggactctgcggatcgtcggggaactggggtgctcgggaaccagaggcggcggccccgagcaccttctcccgggacttagcttcttcttatcttgcagggtggacctcgcgggatggtgacgcgtggcggatggccggcccggtctcgggactcagggacccctggttcctgatacaccgacagacccCAATTTCAGTTGGCTCCCAGTCTCAGGGTTGCGGTGCGATTTGAAGGGGGTAGCATAAGAGCAGATGCGACGGAAGCTCCAATTTCGCACGGATCTAGGACTATGGCAGCCCAAATGAGCTCCAGATCAAGAAACCGAGGCAGGGAATGCAAGCAAGAAGAGAGCGCCGAGATGCATTACCTCTGACGAGTGTGAGGGAATGCAGCGTCTGGGGCTCGGGGCGGAGCCGCAGAGGCCGAAGGGGAGCTGGGGTCGGGCGGCGGAGAGGAAGACGGGCGAGGGGATGGTGGCCGCACGCTTGAGGATGCCGGATGGTGGCGGGAGCGCACGGGACGACCAGCTGTTGGAGGATGGCGTGGGGGGTGAGACAAGCCAGGTTTGGCGTGCGGGAGGAGTCGGATGGCGAGGCTGGCAAAATGACGTGCGTGTTGGCTAGTCTGTTGGAGAGGAAAAATTGATCGTTTTAGCGTTTCAGTGGAATGGCGTGAGTGTTGGCGATGCTTTTGGAGTTGCTCTAAATGTACCATGCATAATGGGCCGATCCGAAACACGACATCGTAGACACAGTCTAAGCATAGTCCAATCTGAGCCTAAATGGGTTGGGTCGGCATAGCACGAGACCCAGCCTAACGGGCGCACAGCtagcccggcacggcacggctcaGCAGGCACGCCTGAATCGACTGTAGTTGTTGCGCGTGGGCCCGGCACGTGAGGGCACGGACGGCACAAGGAGCCACACGGGTTTAAGTGGTTAAACATTTAACTcggtatttttgaattttatagttttttttttactgtttgagcttaaaattttaaaaaaattgcaaaaatcataatttttcatctataaatagagggtcaCTTTGTCCTTCCATTTTACATCAGCAACAACATTTGCTCTTGACTCTTGTTTTATcatctcattcttgtctcaaagttcttgagaattagtgataatttggtaaaattagtctaaattgttgcaaaaaatccaaacaa harbors:
- the LOC133888644 gene encoding uncharacterized protein LOC133888644; amino-acid sequence: MMSRFAYIGKSRKLAQALLVTSKPNNSGAQNIGSSFAFGLAGRAFLHGRVHNGPSTSYMLGRANDSLHWGTGVGKFSVLSSCSHNAFQSQLTWRQLVALGSRVPKASPFLSRVACVISLAVTRSNLAPYLFAFVAGELMLVQRTSADGEYYPIRERAQDGRIYVTSLIFSAMEMVIIIFRSIYLALLFTPSILMAPFVDTLGSKYRKTWLRLVHRTLELAGPAFIKWGQWAATRPDLFASDLCTELSKLHTKAPAHSFKYTKKTVEKAFGRKLSDIFENFEEDPVASGSVAQVHRAVLRFWYPSQQTKRITVAVKVRHPGVGDSIRRDFIIINAVAKISRYIPALNWLRLDESVQQFAVFMMSQVDLAREAAHLSRFIYNFRRWKDVSFPRPLYPLVHPAVLVETYEHGESVSHYVDDLDGHDRIKSILAHIGTHALLKMLLVDNFVHADMHPGNILVRVGQPNNSNNTLLKSRPHVVFLDVGMTAELSSNDRVNLLEFFKAVAHRDGRTAAESTLKLSKQQNCPNPKAFIEEVERAFSFWGTTEGDAVHPAECMHQLLEQVRRYKVNIDGNVCTVMVTTLVLEGWQRKLDPDYNVMKTLQTLLFKEDWAKSLQYTIQGLMAP